The following proteins are encoded in a genomic region of Coffea eugenioides isolate CCC68of chromosome 6, Ceug_1.0, whole genome shotgun sequence:
- the LOC113775692 gene encoding LOW QUALITY PROTEIN: zinc finger BED domain-containing protein DAYSLEEPER-like (The sequence of the model RefSeq protein was modified relative to this genomic sequence to represent the inferred CDS: inserted 2 bases in 1 codon; deleted 1 base in 1 codon): MPAAAANNEIVPVEPQPNTMETPPSNPETQPNERRKKKSIVWEHFTIETVGAGCRKACCKQCKQSFAYSTGSKVAGTSHLKRHIAKGTSPVVLRNQEKNQSSPFSAPSKVGGYGAGTDTPRRRYRTTAAPYVSFDPDRCRDEISRMIIMHDYPLNIVEHPGFVAFVQNLQPLFDMVSFNTVLGDCVATYLREKQSIQKVIEAMPGRICLTLDMWSSCRGLGYVFLSGHFIDSEWKMHRKLLDVIMEPYPDSDAAFSHAVAACXSDWSMEGKLFSVTINQSLSDAAVDNLRALLSVKNPLVLNGQLLLGNCLARSLSSIAQDALTSVFGTVKKVRDSVKYVKTSESHEEKFLELKQQLQVPSTKVLAIDDLTKWNTTYEMLLAASELKEVFSCLDTSDIDYKEAPSLEDWKQVETLCRYLKPLFETANLLTAPTVLTTNTFFHEAWKVQLELRRAAGSEDPFISSLTKSMQEKFDKYWKICCFILAIAVVMDPRFKMKLVEFSFSKIYNEEAATYVKISLPCTFRRT, from the exons ATGCCTGCTGCTGCTGCAAACAATGAGATTGTCCCAGTTGAGCCACAGCCCAACACTATGGAAACACCACCAAGCAACCCAGAAACTCAACCTAATGAGCGTAGAAAGAAGAAGTCTATAGTTTGGGAACACTTCACCATTGAAACAGTTGGTGCTGGTTGTCGAAAGGCATGTTGTAAGCAATGCAAGCAATCATTCGCATACAGTACGGGCTCAAAAGTAGCAGGCACTAGTCATCTTAAACGCCATATTGCTAAAGGAACCAGCCCAGTTGTCCTTCGTAATCAGGAGAAAAATCAGTCCAGCCCATTTAGTGCACCTTCAAAGGTTGGTGGATATGGGGCAGGTACTGATACTCCAAGACGTCGTTACAGAACTACTGCAGCACCTTACGTTTCATTTGATCCTGACCGCTGCCGCGATGAGATTTCTAGGATGATAATCATGCATGATTACCCCCTTAACATTGTTGAGCATCCTGGCTTTGTTGCTTTTGTTCAGAATCTTCAGCCTCTATTCGATATGGTGAGTTTCAACACTGTCCTA GGGGATTGTGTTGCAACCTACCTCAGGGAAAAACAGTCCATTCAAAAGGTGATTGAAGCAATGCCAGGACGTATTTGCCTCACCCTGGATATGTGGTCTTCCTGCCGAGGACTAGGCTACGTCTTTCTAAGTGGGCATTTTATTGATAGTGAGTGGAAAATGCACAGGAAGCTTCTCGACGTCATCATGGAACCTTATCCAGATTCAGATGCTGCTTTCAGCCATGCAGTTGCTGCTTG ATCAGATTGGAGCATGGAGGGAAAGTTATTCTCTGTCACCATAAATCAGTCCTTGAGTGATGCTGCGGTTGATAATTTAAGAGCTCTACTCTCTGTTAAGAACCCTCTTGTTCTCAATGGTCAGCTCTTGCTGGGCAATTGTCTCGCTAGAAGTCTAAGTAGCATTGCCCAAGATGCATTAACGTCTGTGTTCGGAACGGTTAAGAAGGTTAGAGACAGTGTGAAGTATGTGAAAACTTCAGAATCCCACGAGGAGAAGTTTCTTGAGCTCAAGCAGCAACTTCAAGTGCCTAGCACAAAAGTTCTAGCCATTGACGACCTAACTAAATGGAACACAACATATGAAATGCTGTTGGCTGCATCTGAACTGAAAGAAGTTTTCTCGTGTCTGGATACTTCAGACATTGATTACAAGGAGGCACCGTCACTGGAAGACTGGAAGCAGGTGGAGACCCTGTGCAGGTACCTGAAACCCCTTTTTGAGACGGCTAACCTCCTGACAGCCCCAACCGTCCTGACTACAAACACATTCTTCCACGAAGCTTGGAAGGTTCAGTTGGAGCTTAGACGCGCAGCAGGAAGCGAGGATCCCTTCATTAGCAGCCTCACCAAATCCATGCAAGAGAAATTTGATAAGTATTGGAAGATTTGCTGTTTTATTTTAGCAATTGCTGTGGTCATGGATCCCAGGTTCAAGATGAAGCTTGTGGAATTCAGTTTCTCCAAGATCTACAATGAGGAGGCTGCCACTTACGTCAAGATCTCTTTGCCTTGTACTTTCCGCCGGACATAA